Sequence from the Myxocyprinus asiaticus isolate MX2 ecotype Aquarium Trade chromosome 44, UBuf_Myxa_2, whole genome shotgun sequence genome:
ACTTAATTTTTTCCCCTCTTAAACAAGCTAGACAGGAACCTGAATATAGTTTATTGtaagtatttatttgtttgcaaCATAGGCTTACATAAAGATTGACATATCCATTTGTTAAATCAACTTAAATTAATAAAGttgttaattttcattaaaatatccaTTAAGATAAACCATTTATAATGTCTTTAACCTGTTACACAGCAGTGTGTGGGCGTGTCTGGGCATGTCTTATGATTTATGACATTTCTTTTATATCATAAACTTAACCTATAATCATAAACTATGTATCATATGAAAGCTTAAACACTCAAAATAAAAGATTTTGAAAACATAGGAAAATTTTCCCTCTGAAAAAGATAAACACagttaagtattttaatatataataattttgctCGCAGCAGTGTATAGGCTTAAAGATCAATATTATACATAAGAAAGCATGCACATCCACAGCACAAAGGTGCAGGTGCTCAAATAAAGCAAAtcttggaaaaataaataaataatggggaTCAAGCTTAACTGTCCCACTTTATCCAACTTCACCCTACAAATACCCATTCCTAATATCGACAATTGAATTACGACtggtaaaaatgctaatttttgagaTCTGTAattttatttcaacatgttagataTGTTTTTTCAGATATATTAAATGGATTTCAGAAATTACTTAATTGAAGAGTAATTTAAAATCTCATaaaggctttcttactagttaaaataacattaatgatatctgaaatgaacattaccactagtgaaaaccaaattcaaaaacaaaactcaaaaaattcaaatgaaaagaaTCAAACACTAGCATCTTTACCAGTTGTAATTTAACTGTTGATATaaagaatggacatttgcacttgTAACAATAGAATTATTGAAatcaacaattatattttttatagtacTTTTTctactagtgcaaacctaattactgacATAAAATACGGAGTGTctgtttgcaccctggtgtaaatagcatcagccacatagtgcagctatttgcaccccaaatgtctggtgaaaccacagatATATACAACAAACTAAACATTAAGTGTCACTGCAGTGTAAAGAgggtgtgaatgtgtactgttgtcctgaCAACATCGAAtccaccttttgtcccactctttttcccatccaatttcctgtttccattcttaatatttcctttaaaggggtcatattatgaggaatcaaattttccttgatatctttctactataaaaacctactgtaaatttcagagctcaaaacttaatccccaatgcaataaaagcatttactgaaaccaagctgccaaaacgccatgttctctacttccacgacttccctacgtcactaggagtactcattaattcatgactgcctctacagcaacagcatcaacgcctactttacatcatcacaCCCTTAGCCCCGCCCACTGACCCTGGGGTTCAGTTTGTACTCAGAGAGAGCAGGGCAAACAGTGAGGCTTAGTGTGGTCTAACTATTCCTAAACACCAcatgggacccatctggactatttagaattatttttgtatataaacatggactacacagatgtctttgactgtagTCATGTCTCTGGCACCGCTTTTAAAAGAAGCGATGTCAAATAACAACTCAGTTTTAAGCCATTCGGTTATATGCAGCGGTTATATGTGCACCTCAgtacaggatgatactggaaactggatgggtgcgtcttcattgtgctttggactatgaatGTGCATCATGTGaatgtgtcttcagcatatttcagcGTGGACTCCTTGTAAACCAGTCATAAAattattcaagctttgcaaaggaattgtcattgaaagatggagcagttAAAATTACTATTGGACCAGatcaaaaacataaacagttccattcatgaatatttcaaatgtcatgactgtttgatagtttatggtgctgaaacCTTGTCTACACTGGGCGCGTCCGTTGACACGACGGGACACAGTTGCTTGAGGGTGTCTACATTGTGCACgtcaacacaaactttctaaaccgcttatttgtgttgttgtttgcAGTAGTAATGCCAGTACAAAATAGAATGGGAGATCTGTTTACCATTTACTGCAAGggatgcttccatggtagacagcatcattgattataatgggttctattgcttttgatgcgacGCGCCTCTCgcatccagttgtgcttgagatgaacagattaatatattcggatgcaatgtgttggttgtgcgttatgtgtaaaccctgaaatgtacagtagttttataatattttggggttgttcattctcttccgattgaatttcagatatggctgtatttgaggggctgtacGATgtgagccaatcagaacagtgggcgtttctGCTGacgtttaaaggaggagctgaggcctAAACTGAGCATTTTGACAGAGAGCAAAAAAAACAGggtgaaaaactaaattatgactgttttggtaaaaaaaacaaaaaacttcactaacattatcagtgcacctcagggaagatagtaaaactatatataaaaaagagcatttcatgacccctttaatgctacttaaaataatagacaaaaattaatataaatattgatttcatcacagtgatttggtcacattgAATGTCGAGAAGTGCAGAGAAGTGTTTGatctggaggcggggtctgtcgatggCAATCATCCCTGCGGCTCGGCATCGTGCTTGCGATAGCAGCCGCTGTTCATAGTGTTTGTACAAGCCAAGTTGTTGTTTTGAATAGGATATTAGTCTCACAAACTCCTTTTTAGGTTTTACCTTTGTGCTTTTGTATGTTTTTGGATGTGTGTGAAAGCGTTTGTGCTCCAAACACACTTCACATACACATCTACATTCCCTATCCTGGTATTCCACAGTGTTTCCTGCCATGACGAGGTTATGTAATGTGTCCGGAGGATTCCCCTCCACACATCAGTGCTATATTTATGGGAAACCCCACGCCCGCTAATTTTCCCTCCGATCAGACCCTGTGATGGAGTTTGTGGGCGTGGTGGCTGGCTTTGAATGGAAAGGTGGGGTGGAGGTTGTTGTTGGTGGAGGGATTCCCTCATTGCTATGGTGACATGGCCAGCCATAGTCAGGCAGATGTGAAAAAGCTCTTCACATGTGACTGAAGAGGGACGCTTGTTTAAGGCAGTGgaaatattcacacacacatatacacacacaatgttttcatttatctGTTAGTATGCTGACATGTGGCAAACATTACCAGCTTAGTTTCTTGTTCTAATTATGTTTTACCTAACAATTTATGACACTTTCTCATTTTTGGAAAGATTAGGTTGCAAATTTTGAGAAAAAGAAGAAGCTTTTTTACCCCTACAAAATTGACAGATAGTGGTAGAGAAagagacaaacaaaaaaagagaaaatttcTGCTGACCAGCTGGGCCTCAAGCCATCTGATATACTGTGAGCATATGACAAACCCAACTGCAAATACATGGAATACAGACAGAATACTGTATAATTGTGCATACCGTGACTTTTTTTTCAAAGCATTGAAGGCACAAAATCAAGGTGGTTTAAAAGCCACACTATAAGTAAAATTACTTAATACATAAATAGAACTGCTTATAAATCAGCTCATACATTTTGACTAATAGGAGCACAGTCTCCAGATTTGTGTGGTAGTGTTAGGGCATGGCCACAGTGACAGATgcaaagtttcatgtcaatacgtTAAAGCATTGCTGAGATACTGCCAAAGATCATTTTTGCCACATTGCCATCAAATCCAATGATGCTTTGTATGAGAATGGATTGGTTTATTAAAAAGCTTTTAATTACGTGTTGCCAGTATGGTGTGACTTTGATCTGACCTGAACAGGGGAACGATCCAATGAATGCTGTAGGAGGAGTTCAAAAAGTAGGTGTTCAGTAGGTTTTAAGTAAGGCTGACCATGGCAAAATTGGTATCATTGTATCTGGCATGACCCATGGAATGTAAAGAGACCCATCTCATGACCATAGGCCTAAGTAATCAAAGGTTATaggcatttttaaacatttaaatattttttccattAGATGGCGCTGGCTCCATAATTCTCTGTTGCTGATGACAAATACCAAATGTAGTCTTGATAAGGCAATGggtttgaaaacagcattttacAGCAAAAGTCAAGATGCCGATGGCCAATATGGACTAAACAGAAATATTTGGTATCATTCGACTCTGTATGCTCCAAGCAATCTAAAGAAACCAGTCTCATGATTTAAGAACAAACTCAGAATtcataagaaaaaaaatgtcttgacCAGTAAGTGGCGCTGTGCTAAACATGCTCAGGTATCCTCAGGTCATGATTGTGATGACAAataccaagttttgtttcaatGCGCCAAATCCTTGCCAAGATACAGCTTTACAACCTCTTTGCCGAGCTCGTTGAAGCATTAACCGAGAAGGGTTTGGTCCATCAAAaagttttaaacatatttttgtcaTAAGTGTCCATAGATGATACATTTGCAAATTTCATGTAAATCGAACAGCCTAGGAGGTGTTTGATATAGTAGGTTTTTTGGAAAATTCTGAATAGCAGAAAATCACATCAGACAGAAATTGTCCATTCGACTTGGaatgagccaaggaatcagaggaaaatatTTATTCCTAGAATTTGGTTTCTAGGCCATTCGGTTCAAAAGTGATAAGCATAAACATAAGTGCAATTTTTacctgttggtggcgctagagggtttgagaaTCCAAGGAATGTGGAAAGGACTTTTCACAGAATGGggggaaaacaaataaataatcttgttctgttttcattgtttttacaaaaattgtTGTGTTGACTCAATTCAACCCTGTTAACCAAGTTACTTTGAGAaaagattataaaaaaatatttatatttcatgtATGGTAATATAGCTtaatttgcaaccctgttacttttttttttgccttttttttattgtatttatttccgAATGTTGTTAATTTTATCTATTTAATGTTTATAGCTGGAAAATTACAAAATCACAAATTaggttttaacattttatttaggttaagcacctcctttcattgaccatttgttgaaaaagaaaaggaaatacattatttatttatttatttagatcagATTTTTGccctattcatggaaagtgccatTAAACTAAACCACACCCAATGTGACAGACACAGTCAACAGAGCTCTTGTTGTATCACTTCATGTttatacacactgtgacaaacaCATGGACATAAACTGTCCTGGAGACATACACAAACAACTTTTCTGTCCATGTAGTCAGAAATTATGTCAATCTCTCTCACCCTCAGCCCTCCCCATTTCTGTGGTTGGCTCATGGAAAAGTAAAACTGTGTTTGATGTATGATGTGGTCTTTAAACTACTCATATGcacttatgtgtttgtgtgtgtgtacatgcaccCTGTGtttgagagaaaaagaaagaagggaaagaaagaaagacagaaccCTGTTAATGTTGTGCGCACATGAAGTCAAAGTCGgttaaatttaaataatgtataacATTTAACTAAATGTAGTTTCCCCCAAAACCACTAAGAAAACATGCCACATACATCATACATTTAACCCAAGaccaaatgtaatcaaattaaatatgaagTGATTTTTGTCTAATGGTTTGAGGGGATCTAGTCTTGGATTGTGGCATCTAGACTTTCAAAAGGCAACAAGTTCAAAGGAAATTGTTATTGGGAATGTGAAATGTATCTCCACCGCTCTTTTCGCTCACACTCATTACACACATTTTCCATCATTTCTTATGATAGAGTGTGTGTGTACCTTCCTCTCTGCTCGGCAGAACAATGCAACATTAACTTGAGAGAGGCACTCTGGGATGCCGGCCCACCAAGGTGACTGCCTGACTTCCTCAAGCATGTTTTCCATCTTAAAGTTCTTCCATTACAGCTGCTTTTAAAGAATGTTGTTTACGCAAGACCAACGACCTTCTGACCTTTGGGCCATTAGTGCATAGATCAGACCAAAAGAGATGCCTTTTGAATATTCTGAACTTTGCCTGTCTGAGATCATGTTTGAACCCATTGAAAAATGGCAATTGGCAGATAAGGAGTAAGCGCCCCTTCTGGTGAAAAAcagaaacagcttaaaccagcccaaGGTGGTTTGATGATCATCTTAAACAGGCTTTAAGCATAACAGACCAGTCTAACCAGCTTTGTTTGCATACCAGTTAACCACCttagtttaagctgttttttttattttattatttcagtaGGGGTGCTGCTATCCCTTATCTGTCAACCCATTTTTTCATTGGGTTCAAATATGGTGAGATAAAATTAGACACATAATTATAAGAAGGTAATTTATAGAGTTCCCAACATGCACTTCATTACAGATTTATGAATTACTCTGTAAGAAGGGTGGTGCACGAAAGATCCCAGGTTAGATATTCTTTGGGCAAAGCTTTCCATGATCTTCACCACCTGGTGTACTCTAATACTCTTTATTGTGACAAAAACTAAACCCTTGAGCTGTGAAATGCATCACAATGTGTAGGAGTACAAATATGTAATGAATTAAGGCGTGTTCAGTATGATGTGTCTGTTTTGGTGTGTTTTTGGCGATCTGAATTGCATCTAAATGAAAACACCCCACAGCAGCAAAGACCCTTTATGCATACTGACTTTTTGATTGCTTGTTTGTTGTCCTCCCAATGTAGATTATTTGTTCCTGCTTGCTGCAGAGTGCAGACGAAAGAATGAATCAAACAACAAAGACATCcttatgtttgtttgttggtttgggAATGTTAGCAGAGACTTTAACAGGGCAAACAAGGATGACTCACTGAATCACACTGATGGAAAAAATTTCTCACTTACAAACAAGCCTGAACATTGTGCTGTGCTGTAGGAACACAAAACGCTCGGGGACGAGGGGCTTCAATGGATGGAATGCTGTGAATTAGAGTCAGGCAGGAGGGTGGGTGGGAGTCAGGTCGGAAGGGAGTGGAAGGGCGATGAAAGAATAGTAGAAAGGACAACAAAAGAAAGGGAACAAAAACATCAGAACAGTTCAGGCTGAAGGTCATGCATGTTCTAATCATTGCATGTGCTTTTGTATTCTCCATGTGTCAACCTCTTGTTTCAATTCTTtgatcattttttaaattgcaattttattGTATATGCATATGCATTATATAGCAGGTGTCGATTTCAAAATGCGTGTTTCATTCAAAATGTGTGTATTTGCTTAGAGAGCAAGTAGAAGTTGGATACCCAGAGGtgggaacagaaaaaaaataataataatttacaaaataaaagaaagttACTGGATATTTGTTGCTGTGTTTAGAAAAATGCCTAAAGTAACACAGTAAAAGTTTAAAGGTACAGTATAAGCAATTCACTGAGGGACACAAATGGCATCTGTAGTTGAATGACACTATCTACCCCACAAGTGCAAAACAAAGGGTTTGCAGTGACcctataaacataataaaatcacATGAGTGACCCTAATAAAATCAAAAACACTCTCCTGTATGTCTAAATGTGAGTTGAGTGGGTGGTTGTGTATTTGTCTATGCGTGAAAGGTCACCATCATCGTTTGCACGGATGCTGAACAATAGGTCCATTAAATGGGATAAATAAAGACAGGACATTGATTGTTTTTGGCTGCCCCTGCTGCTTTAAGGATCTGTTACATGGTTTTGGCAAAGGAGGCTTGTTAATTTCTCTCTTCCCTGAAGGGAGTCATGCAAAAGGGGTAAAGTcgattttttaccttttttttaagaaagacagGTGGTTCTCGCATATGCAGAACTTACCAGcttgatgctagggtgttctggatggcaTACAGGTCATTGCTATCCGGTtgatagggtgttgtgggtggtttttaACACATTTGCTATGCTATTTCTATAAAGTGTTCTGGGCatttaactagggatgtgcattgATCGGCCACCAATCTAAATCTGCCGACCCTTGTCTCAAATCTGTGATCGGCGATCATGTCTTGATTCATGATCGATCTTTTTTCAATTGCATCATACAGTACACTGCTACCTTAATGAATGAGCACTCTGCCCTTAAAGTTGTTGCCAATTCTAAGCATTcaagaatttaaactttcagacatgttGTAATTAAGATAAATAtgccactttgtttaaaaaatgtgtatgaacTACATGTGTATGAATTGTAAGGTGCCCATAGCTATAACGATGCCAACAGTAAAATGTTACATGACCAGCTTTGGGCTCAAGTACTTGTCCCTTTATATTGTTTATTGGACAGATAATTCTGATATTTCGACAAATATCCACTTTTAGTTAGCCTCTCAATTGTGACAGTATATTTCTAAacctttaaagtgaaataaagctGATTTATGTTGCTTTGAGGAATGGATATGTGCCCATGCCTTCATCACTGTGACTCAcatgtttattttgctatctCTCCGCAGGATGAGGTGAAAGTACATTCAAAAGTAAATGTAGCCAAGTCTATGAAGTTTTCAGAACCTGTAGAGGGAGAAGGGGAACTAGAACTCAAAGCGGCTGCGGAAGAAGGAGGAGAGGACAGTGAGAAAGTACATCTGGACCTGTCTTCTGATGAAGAGGAGGTCGAAATTGAGGAGACCATCGAGGAAACGCGCGCTGAGCGTATCAAACGCAGCAGTCTACAACGCTACCAGAATATCAAAACCGTTTTTTCCAAGGAAAAGATGGAGAAAACCAAGCAAAAGACAAAGGAGAACTTAGAGAAGACCAAACAGAAGACCAAAGACAACTTGGAAAAAACTCGCGTGAAGACCAAAGAGAACTTGGAGAAAACCAAACAGAAGACCAAGGAGAACCTGGAGAAGACCAAACAGAAGACCCGAGAAAATCTGGAGAAAACCCGTCACAACATAGAAAAAAAGATGGGAAAACTAAGCACTCGCATGTCTGTGAACCCTGAGCGCAAGGAGAAGCTCAAGTCCTCACAGAAGAAGGTGATGAAGTCCTTCACACCTGACCACACCATTTATGCCCGTTCCAAAACGGCCGTCTACAAGGTGCCGCCATTCACCTTCCATgtgaagaagatccgtgagggGGAAGTGGAGATCCAGGGAACTGAGATGGTGGAGGTAGGTGGGGATGTGGAGGAAGTGGAGAATGCAGTGATGGAGGGAGAAGATGATGAGATGGAGATGGAAGGTGGCGAGATGGTGGAGGAGGACGAGGAGACAGAGGAAAGCCCTGAGATGCAGGCACTGCTGGAGAtgggagaagactcagagctggtGTTGGTGCAAAAAGATCACGATAGAGACAGCGATTAGAGGAAAAACATTgtctgcatgtgtatgtgtgtgtatatgggcgcctacacactagagaaagctctgacgaagCATTTGACAAATAGGAAAATGTTAGATGCATTTTTAGTGTTTGGAAACAGCTGTAAAAGTTCGAAATCAATGAATGCTGCAAATTTCTGTCAGGGTCAGGGAGGATTAGGTAGCGCTACCCCCCACCCAGTTGGTCGAGTCCCATCTGACGAAGAGATAACCAAGTTGCCCACCCAAAAGATGCCCCAGTTTCCCACCCAGAAAATGCCCCATGAAACATCACATTCTAGTACCACCCCTGGATGAATTGGATTTTCCAAAAGTGCAACTGGATGTTTGTCACTTGGAAATTGGTCAGCAGATGCCCACGTTGTTCTCAACTTTTGGTTGTATGACTGTGTAACTCTCACTAATCCTTGCATTTTACCTCTATCCCCATTAAAATCAAGGATTCGCTGTGTTCTTTGATGTACCAcaaactctagtgtgtaggtgcCCTAAGTGTGTGTGCTGTATACTGCTGGTCCAGATGTTGGATGTTGCAGGAAAAAGTAAACGTGtccatttgtgtgtatgtgcatcagtatgtgtgtgtttgcatcttTTCTGGCAgcaaaattttaaaacatttaaggagACTCCATTCAGTTAATGTGTGTTTTAGTAAATTAGTACCTcatgttaaaggtgcacacagtagtttcttaactaaaaaaaataaaaaaatttgagtGCCATTTTGAGTTTTCTGAAGAACTTTCTTTTTCTAACTCCTTCTAGACCGTTCTAGAGACcctcttgtaaaaaaaaattatcaaatgaaTTTTGATTCATCAAATCGTTCAAAAGATAAGGTGTGTTCTACTTGAACTGCATCCTGATTTGCCGATCGGCGAGATTTGCCGGTTACAGttgggggaggagttgaaaagagagcagcCAAGCCAGACACTTGTGCTTCTCGTCGTCTGCTGAACCCACACCAGTCACGGAAGATCACGCAATGTTTGCAGATGAAATGtgattcagatagacagatgcttgaattttacacaaaataatcagaaacattattcatttgaaaggtttatttgctgcttaatacagtgcctgttgGGTGTGCAAGAAGAAAGCCCAATAAAatcctgtattattttaataccaataaaggagtcagtatttgtaatcatttttaatgtttttaatgaataaacataatattactagacaaacataatataacacGATATAAGCATGATGTACTGTTACAAAAACATGGAGTTGTGAGAGTTTCTGCCAAACTGGAGGTGTCAGAAGAAACATCATGataatggcatactaccacacaactcttatttctgccacagactgacatagcagaagtagtaagagtagtatgtgaagtatgcaattgcgaatgcagcccatgaaacacgtgtaaccattgtcacgttgtgagtctggccaatcgtgaatAAGCAGTGTCGTCATTCAGAGCTTGTGCACCCAGCTGCTCTCGAATCGCTCTCACtgtactttgatggcatatgtAACAGTAGCGCGATGGTGGCGCCGGTTCAAGTCGGACAAAACttctaaccgacatgcactgcttcaagtccagcGCCGATCGGTCTGCGCAGTGCTGCATGAAGTTGAACACACCTATAGGTTTTGGGCCACGCGTCCAAATATTCACTGGCTTATATCTTCTAAACAAACTgaaaaatcaaaatgtttttgacaACTTTTTGTCAT
This genomic interval carries:
- the cavin1b gene encoding caveolae-associated protein 1b, coding for MDVIEDARLHLEVPEPNKSLTEISDDEVNLPASEDEDEAVENKAKEGGEKDLGGDGDKGEMNGVMVLALLDKIIGAVDQIQQTQAGLEVRQREMERSVTGIQGELTKLSKSHTTTANTVNKMLEKVRKVSVNVKSVRGNLEKQAGQIKRLESNENELLKRRNFKVMIYQDEVKVHSKVNVAKSMKFSEPVEGEGELELKAAAEEGGEDSEKVHLDLSSDEEEVEIEETIEETRAERIKRSSLQRYQNIKTVFSKEKMEKTKQKTKENLEKTKQKTKDNLEKTRVKTKENLEKTKQKTKENLEKTKQKTRENLEKTRHNIEKKMGKLSTRMSVNPERKEKLKSSQKKVMKSFTPDHTIYARSKTAVYKVPPFTFHVKKIREGEVEIQGTEMVEVGGDVEEVENAVMEGEDDEMEMEGGEMVEEDEETEESPEMQALLEMGEDSELVLVQKDHDRDSD